In Dromiciops gliroides isolate mDroGli1 chromosome 4, mDroGli1.pri, whole genome shotgun sequence, one DNA window encodes the following:
- the LOC122752538 gene encoding interleukin-20-like isoform X2, whose product MKGSSFSLCLFSTIFSLLLLPSLGLKRLQLGSCILSMNFHEIRNEFLEIKDYVQAEDKNLDTRILKSSEALQDTKPTERCCFFRYLLRFYLDKVFKNYQTSNHHIRRKVSSIANSFLGIKRELRICHDRMMCYCGEEAKEKYTLILNHFEELDGQKAVVKALGELDILLRWIERTK is encoded by the exons ATGAAAGGCTCTTCTTTCTCCCTGTGTCTTTTCTCAACTATATTTTCACTGCTTTTGTTACCCTCTTTGGGACTGAAAAGACTACAGTTGGGAAGCTGTATACTGTCCATGAATTTTCACGAAATTAGAAATGAATTTTTGGAGATTAAAGACTACGTG CAAGCTGAAGATAAAAATTTGGACACCAGAATCCTGAAGAGCTCAGAGGCTTTACAAGACACAAAG CCCACAGAGAGGTGTTGCTTCTTCCGTTATTTATTGAGATTCTACCTGGACAAAGTGTTCAAAAACTACCAGACGTCCAATCACCACATTCGCCGGAAGGTCAGCAGCATTGCCAACTCCTTTCTTGGAATCAAGAGGGAGCTTCGGATCTGT CATGACCGCATGATGTGTTACTGTGGGGAGGAAGCAAAAGAGAAATACACCCTGATTCTGAATCACTTTGAGGAG CTAGATGGTCAGAAGGCTGTGGTCAAGGCCCTGGGAGAGCTGGACATCCTCCTGAGATGGATAGAAAGGactaaataa
- the LOC122752538 gene encoding interleukin-20-like isoform X1, producing MKGSSFSLCLFSTIFSLLLLPSLGLKRLQLGSCILSMNFHEIRNEFLEIKDYVQAEDKNLDTRILKSSEALQDTKPTERCCFFRYLLRFYLDKVFKNYQTSNHHIRRKVSSIANSFLGIKRELRICLDGQKAVVKALGELDILLRWIERTK from the exons ATGAAAGGCTCTTCTTTCTCCCTGTGTCTTTTCTCAACTATATTTTCACTGCTTTTGTTACCCTCTTTGGGACTGAAAAGACTACAGTTGGGAAGCTGTATACTGTCCATGAATTTTCACGAAATTAGAAATGAATTTTTGGAGATTAAAGACTACGTG CAAGCTGAAGATAAAAATTTGGACACCAGAATCCTGAAGAGCTCAGAGGCTTTACAAGACACAAAG CCCACAGAGAGGTGTTGCTTCTTCCGTTATTTATTGAGATTCTACCTGGACAAAGTGTTCAAAAACTACCAGACGTCCAATCACCACATTCGCCGGAAGGTCAGCAGCATTGCCAACTCCTTTCTTGGAATCAAGAGGGAGCTTCGGATCTGT CTAGATGGTCAGAAGGCTGTGGTCAAGGCCCTGGGAGAGCTGGACATCCTCCTGAGATGGATAGAAAGGactaaataa